The DNA sequence ATTCCCTTCTGGATATCTTTTTGCCTTCCGGCACTGGCTTTGAATCGACATAGCCCCGCAGAGCTAAGCCGTGCCCTCTAAACATCCTGAAAAACGTTTCGTATGTCACGTGTCGCACAGGCATATGTATATCGAAAACACCTTTTCTCTTCCAATGCACATACTTTATCTTTTCATCGAAATAATCCCCAAACCGCCTGTCCATCTTAAGGTATTTCCCTGACCATTTTCCTGACTTTGATTTTGCTTTAATGCCCTTGGTCACGTCTATAACGGGGTTGCCCTCAGAAATTACAAGCCTACCTCCTGTTTTGAGCACTCTGCAGGCTTCATCCAGCGCTTTGTCCATGTCGTTGAAGTGGCTGAAAGCCAGCGCTACCAGGACAAGGTCGAAATATCCTTTTCTATAGGGCAGCTTTTCCGCGCTTGCCACTCTGAAGTCTATGCCTTTGTAATGCTGCCTATCTAGCTCAATCTCCTTTTTGGATATGTCAACGCCGTGTACTTCTGCTCCCTTTCTGTGCAAGAGGTTTGCGTAGATGCCTGGTCCGCAGCCTATGTCAAGCACCCTTTTGCCCCTTACGCTGCCTATGACTCTGAGAGTGTTCGGCATTTCCAGAAACTCATTGTAGAAATTTACCTTCGCGATGCGCTCGTCATGGAACTGCTGCGCTATGGTATCATAAGCTTTGCTTACCTCCTTTTCCATGCCTCGGTTTTTTCTCATGGAACCAACAGTCCAATTCATCTATTGGAATTCCAGCTTAAATATATTGCCCGGGATGCTTAATTTCTTAGATACTCTATATTGATTCTTTGCTTTAGTTTTTCTACATTGCCGTTTTCAATGTCGGTGCTCAGCACTCGGTAAAGTTCCTCATTGCCTGTGCTTCCACGCTCTGCCATTTTGCAAATTTCGTTTAGGGTTTTTATAAAGCTTTCGTTTGCAACATATCTGACAGTAAATATGAACATTCCTGCGTTGTGGGGAATAAACTTTTTCAGCGTACCTATTATTTTGTCATGCTCTTCATAGACGGCATAGGAAACAGGTTCTTCGATTGCAAAATGCCATAGAAATGCCTTTTCCAAAGAATTGTTGCCATTTAAGCTGGTATATCTTCCTGCAGTAATCAATGATTCTGCAAAGAATTCAACAAACCTGGCTCCGCCTTCAGTAAAAATACTATTAGTATCTGCATCCAATGAATTTTTTATATGCCCTTTGTAGTCTAATCTGTTATACTGTACTGCGTGAAAGCCCTCATGTATCATAGTAGAATACATTGCCTCTAAAAATCCTGTCAACTGCTTTTCGTTTATGGTCGTAGGTTGCCCTTCTTTTGGCTTCAGAAATATTTTTGTGAAAAGTGCTAAGTTAATGCCACACTTCTTTCTATTTTTGTCGTATTTTCCCAATTCATATTCACTATGTGCACCTTCTGGCGTGTAAGTCTCAATTCCAAATTCATCAGATTTTAATTCGATCCGGCCAGAGCCTGTTGCCGATTCCATCATGCAATTCAGATCGTGAAGTGCAAGTTTGCCAATGCTTTTCAGCATAAAACCGACAAAGTTTTCATTATCCAGCCTACTCCGTACGTCGCGCCATTCGAGCTTAGATCCGAAGCACTGCATAATTTTTTGAATTTCGGCTTTACTTCCTGCCAAGTTTTCAAATAACTGCGCATCGGGATTTATGCCTTTGTCTATATCTCGCAAGAACCGAGCATCATTCGCACTGTGCAGGTATGCGCCATTTACATCATGAAGCTTTCTGGTTCTGCTTACCACAAAATCGCATTTAATTGATTATCTTTATAATATTTAAGGGTTTTGAAAGTACAAATAGCTAATTTAGCTGCCCCGCTTCAATTAAATAAATTTATTACAAGCCCTAATCACTGCGCAGGTAACTCTTTAGTTCGCTACATGCTTATTTAGGTATATCCTCGGCAACTATGCTGGCAAATGCAGTCTGGTTAACTTCATATGGCGCAGTAGCTTCAACCATTGTATCATTCTTGTAACCGATCAAGAAACTTGACCTAGACGTAGAGCCCAAATACCTCAAATAGGTATAGGTCATCCCATCAATAGTTGCATTTACCGCAACTATTGTCTGCTGATTGCTTTTATTCATAGCATATTGAAGATCTTGCGCGTTTTGCATCTTGTACAGATACTGCGCTTTGGGAGACAAATACACAAATTCAAACACGATTTTTGTGATGTGAGGCTGGGAAACAGTGTAGTCCTGATACCAGTTTGCTGTTACGTTATTTGTGAAGTATGAGTAATTAAAGCCATCGGGCTTATATATTACAAGATACGATCCGCCCCCACCTATTAGTTGAGCGGCTTGAACTGCGCTTATATAGTATTTGCCGGGCCCTCCACCATGGCATAAAGCCGTACTATTTGCTCCAAAACAATTGTATGTTATATTGTATGATGCAGGAGTGGAATTTGCTGCGGCCGTAGTTGTTACTAAAACTGTAGTAGATGCGCTTGTTAAAGCAGTGTGCACATTGCTTGGTCTATTGTTTAGAAAAAATGCGCCCGCTATTGCCAATACAACTATAACTACAACTGCTATTATTTCGATACTTTTTAGTTTTTCTATGTCTTCCACACTCCTTATCTTCTTAGCCTTGGTTTCTGGCCTGGGACGGCAAAGACCCCTCCAGATTTCTTTACGGCTTCATCTTCGGCTTTAAAGGCTGCCATTACCAATTTAACTTCTTTATTGTCCCTTACAATTTCGTTTACTACCTCAGATGGATTAACCCCTTTTCGCAAGGCCAAAACTTTAATCGCGTTTATAACTTCTTCGTCTAAACTAAATTGCGCCTTTTTCCTCTCTATGTTATCTGTGAATCCCATTATCTTACCGCATATATCTTGCTATAGACATATTTAAATTTTATTATGCCTATATAGGTAGACGGATATTACCACTTTGGACTACACAAGACTTGCAGACATATTAATGTGTGTATTTTGTACTTAGGTTTTTATATGGGCGGAATAGATAAGGGGCACGTAGGCGCATATGTGTGCGTATTCAATGAAGATTTTTCAGAAATGCTTCTGCTTTGGCGCAAGAAGGAAAAAAGGG is a window from the Candidatus Micrarchaeum acidiphilum ARMAN-2 genome containing:
- a CDS encoding Methyltransferase type 11; amino-acid sequence: MNWTVGSMRKNRGMEKEVSKAYDTIAQQFHDERIAKVNFYNEFLEMPNTLRVIGSVRGKRVLDIGCGPGIYANLLHRKGAEVHGVDISKKEIELDRQHYKGIDFRVASAEKLPYRKGYFDLVLVALAFSHFNDMDKALDEACRVLKTGGRLVISEGNPVIDVTKGIKAKSKSGKWSGKYLKMDRRFGDYFDEKIKYVHWKRKGVFDIHMPVRHVTYETFFRMFRGHGLALRGYVDSKPVPEGKKISRREYNFTRKVPYFMVFDLVKLSPRGVREVYG